One genomic window of Candidatus Kuenenia stuttgartiensis includes the following:
- a CDS encoding M48 family metallopeptidase: protein MNNYLIIVLSAYIFVVIAGYWLDYLNLSHLKKHGNKIPPDFEGYIDQELLNKTQRYVIENTKFNFVSSLFHNAILLAFLFGGLLDSYNSWIVSLKMPFIVSGLVFFLILLYADTVLMIPFKLYHTFVIENKYGFTTTTMKLWITDLWKSLLITTIMVSFIIATGFFIVQASPGLWWFWIWCFFLLFSILMMYIFPYVIAPIFNTFTPVEDESLQKGIRELMQKVGIKVKSVFQMDASKRTKHTNAYFTGIGKVKRIVLYDTLIGQMEKDEIIAVLAHEAGHWKKKHLMKHLIVSEIIAIIVMFISFNIMQKEGLIQLFQLKESTFFAKIVIIGFLGSIAAFPFSPLSHYFSRKHEYEADAFSYEMTKDNKSMINMLVKLSKDNLSNLYPHPLYAAFHYSHPPILERIQSIRRRKNKELIDS, encoded by the coding sequence ATGAATAACTATCTCATCATTGTATTGTCAGCATATATCTTTGTGGTAATTGCGGGGTACTGGCTAGATTACCTTAATCTTTCCCACTTAAAGAAACATGGGAACAAAATCCCTCCGGACTTCGAGGGCTACATAGACCAGGAATTACTCAATAAGACGCAAAGGTACGTTATTGAAAACACAAAGTTCAATTTTGTAAGTTCTCTCTTCCATAACGCAATTCTGCTGGCCTTTCTATTTGGCGGTTTGCTTGATAGTTACAACTCATGGATTGTATCTTTGAAAATGCCCTTCATTGTATCAGGGTTAGTCTTCTTCCTGATACTGCTTTATGCAGATACCGTTTTGATGATTCCCTTCAAACTGTACCATACATTTGTCATTGAGAATAAATATGGCTTCACAACCACAACAATGAAGCTATGGATAACAGACTTGTGGAAATCACTTTTAATAACAACCATCATGGTTTCTTTCATAATCGCAACGGGATTTTTCATCGTACAGGCCAGCCCTGGTTTATGGTGGTTCTGGATATGGTGCTTTTTCTTATTATTCAGCATTCTCATGATGTATATATTCCCGTATGTAATAGCGCCTATCTTTAACACATTTACTCCCGTAGAAGACGAATCGCTTCAAAAAGGGATAAGGGAACTTATGCAAAAGGTGGGCATTAAAGTAAAGAGCGTCTTCCAAATGGACGCATCAAAGAGAACGAAGCACACGAACGCCTATTTTACCGGCATTGGAAAAGTAAAAAGGATCGTTCTTTATGATACGCTTATCGGGCAGATGGAAAAAGACGAAATTATTGCAGTACTTGCACATGAAGCAGGACACTGGAAGAAAAAACATCTTATGAAACACCTTATTGTTTCTGAAATTATTGCAATTATTGTAATGTTTATTTCATTCAATATAATGCAGAAAGAAGGCCTGATACAGCTCTTCCAATTGAAGGAAAGCACTTTTTTTGCGAAGATTGTTATCATTGGATTTTTAGGCTCTATAGCAGCATTCCCCTTCAGCCCCCTTTCACACTATTTTTCCCGGAAACACGAATATGAGGCGGATGCGTTTTCTTATGAAATGACAAAGGACAATAAGAGCATGATAAACATGCTTGTAAAGCTCTCAAAGGATAATCTTTCCAATCTCTATCCACATCCACTCTACGCGGCTTTTCATTATTCCCATCCGCCGATATTGGAAAGAATACAATCGATCAGGCGAAGGAAGAATAAAGAATTAATTGATAGTTGA
- a CDS encoding competence/damage-inducible protein A, producing MTTAEIIAIGTEIALGQIAETNTRYIAEMLTKNGIHVLFATAVRDDAELLRSALNIAKDRVRLIITTGGLGPTENDLTREIVSDLFNMPLIPSGESYTNKPQCADTLHEGTKKIKSIPSGALIIPNDHGTATGFAINYNETDIVCLPGVPGEMRQMLNSYLKIYKARHLTDDTCIATRQFHTFGMPEFEINKLIGESGVINNSIKIMTLVHDGIVTINAFTTSLVKEDALQKLDAAEAALRKTLGQAVFGTDDTSLEYAVYELLKQKNATLAVAESCTGGLVSDKLTNIPGISDYFPEGIVAYSNKAKITILHVPELCIATHGAVSPQVAEAMAKGARKVSEASIGIGITGIAGPGGGTDKKPVGLVYIAITGDNFTEVKKCQFHGTRISNKHFSANTALYMTLRFLQNHKVD from the coding sequence ATGACTACTGCGGAAATCATTGCCATAGGCACGGAAATCGCTCTCGGTCAAATAGCCGAGACGAATACCCGGTATATTGCGGAAATGTTGACTAAAAACGGGATTCATGTCCTTTTTGCCACAGCAGTCCGCGATGATGCTGAATTATTAAGATCCGCACTTAATATCGCCAAAGACCGGGTACGGCTGATTATCACAACCGGCGGCCTCGGCCCAACAGAAAACGACCTCACACGCGAAATAGTATCAGATCTCTTTAACATGCCATTAATACCCAGCGGTGAATCATATACCAACAAGCCACAATGCGCAGACACATTGCACGAAGGCACAAAAAAAATAAAATCAATCCCCTCCGGCGCCCTTATCATTCCCAATGATCACGGAACGGCGACAGGCTTTGCAATTAACTATAATGAGACAGATATCGTATGCCTCCCCGGCGTACCTGGAGAAATGCGACAAATGCTTAACTCCTATTTGAAAATATATAAAGCGCGGCATTTGACAGACGATACGTGTATCGCAACAAGGCAATTTCATACATTTGGAATGCCTGAATTTGAAATAAACAAACTCATTGGGGAATCCGGCGTTATTAATAATTCAATAAAAATAATGACGTTGGTTCATGACGGTATTGTTACTATCAATGCATTCACTACGTCCCTTGTCAAAGAAGATGCCCTGCAGAAGCTGGACGCCGCAGAGGCAGCCTTAAGGAAAACACTTGGGCAGGCGGTTTTTGGAACGGATGACACAAGTCTCGAATACGCCGTGTATGAGCTTTTAAAACAAAAGAATGCAACTCTCGCGGTTGCGGAATCCTGCACCGGAGGGCTCGTCTCTGACAAACTTACCAATATCCCCGGCATATCCGATTATTTTCCGGAAGGAATCGTCGCATACAGCAACAAAGCAAAGATAACTATTTTACACGTACCGGAATTATGTATTGCAACGCATGGGGCAGTGAGTCCTCAAGTGGCGGAAGCAATGGCAAAGGGCGCCAGAAAGGTCTCTGAAGCAAGCATCGGCATTGGAATCACCGGCATTGCAGGGCCAGGCGGAGGCACAGACAAAAAACCCGTCGGACTGGTTTACATTGCAATTACAGGTGATAATTTTACCGAAGTAAAAAAATGCCAATTTCACGGCACAAGGATTTCCAACAAACATTTTTCAGCAAACACAGCGCTTTATATGACACTACGCTTCTTACAAAACCATAAGGTGGATTAA
- the uvrC gene encoding excinuclease ABC subunit UvrC, with translation MSLKLKNVPVSPGVYLMKDAKHKVIYVGKAKNLKNRVRSYFQKGTGDRLYTEYLIKHVVDIDFVLTETEKEALILENNFIKQFKPKFNINLRDDKNFLCIKLETNKDFPYPKVVRQKEDDGAMYFGPYASARAVRETLRYINDTIPVRKCRDNAFKSRTKPCLYYQIHKCLGPCCGLIDRAGYKTLIDQVILLLKGKQEDLISILRKQMYEESKQLRYEKAAKLRDQIQSIEQTVEKQRINSLTFIDRDVFGYYLTDNDVYIEVMFIRSGNMEDIASYRLSINHTTIEEVFRSFLNQFYSQTRFIPSEVIIPVNSPDAVLLEEWLTERKGKKVSVFCPKRGDKLRLIEMAQKNAMNAYKVSQTQDDNYSRTLQALKDVIGLRNLPERIECFDISNIFGKQAVGSMVTFKCGMPDKSKYKRFRIKTVDQIDDYAMMHEVLLRRYKRAVEEGDLPDLVMVDGGKGQLGVALRVFEELAINDTDLLALSKDRGKSGIPKGEQGEQVHAPHIPHPILLPSSSPVLLFLAKIRDEAHRFAIAYHRKLRDKEYYKSPLDEIPGIGIIRKKALIKRFGSIEGIRNATINQLTEIGKLPAKLANEVYNHFHSAAKT, from the coding sequence TTGTCACTTAAATTAAAAAACGTGCCTGTGTCTCCCGGCGTTTATCTTATGAAAGATGCTAAACATAAGGTAATCTACGTTGGCAAGGCAAAGAATCTCAAAAACCGCGTTAGAAGCTACTTCCAGAAAGGAACCGGGGACAGACTTTACACGGAATATCTAATAAAGCACGTGGTTGATATTGACTTCGTGCTTACGGAGACTGAAAAAGAAGCCCTTATCCTTGAAAATAATTTTATAAAACAATTCAAACCCAAATTTAATATCAATTTACGTGACGACAAAAACTTCCTCTGCATCAAACTGGAAACCAACAAAGATTTTCCGTATCCGAAAGTCGTTCGCCAGAAGGAAGATGACGGCGCAATGTACTTTGGCCCCTATGCCTCCGCCAGGGCTGTCAGAGAAACACTACGGTACATTAATGACACAATCCCTGTCAGAAAATGCCGGGATAATGCGTTCAAAAGCAGGACAAAGCCGTGTCTTTATTATCAGATTCATAAGTGCCTCGGGCCTTGCTGCGGACTGATAGACCGTGCAGGTTACAAGACATTGATAGACCAGGTAATCCTTCTCTTAAAAGGCAAACAGGAAGACCTTATCAGCATTCTCCGGAAACAAATGTACGAAGAGTCGAAACAGTTGCGATATGAAAAGGCGGCAAAACTGCGCGACCAGATACAGTCCATCGAACAAACCGTTGAGAAGCAGAGGATCAATTCCCTTACCTTTATCGACCGGGACGTCTTTGGTTATTACCTTACAGATAATGATGTATATATTGAAGTAATGTTTATCCGCTCAGGCAATATGGAAGACATCGCTTCCTATCGTTTATCAATAAACCATACTACAATCGAAGAGGTATTTCGTTCATTTTTAAATCAATTTTATAGTCAGACCCGATTTATCCCTTCTGAAGTTATCATACCGGTTAATTCCCCGGATGCTGTTTTGCTGGAAGAGTGGCTTACCGAAAGAAAGGGGAAAAAGGTTTCCGTGTTTTGCCCGAAACGCGGTGATAAATTACGTCTTATTGAAATGGCGCAAAAAAATGCGATGAATGCCTATAAGGTATCGCAGACGCAGGACGATAATTATTCACGCACATTACAGGCGCTGAAGGATGTTATCGGACTGAGAAACCTGCCGGAACGTATAGAGTGTTTTGATATCTCCAACATTTTTGGCAAACAAGCGGTAGGTTCAATGGTAACGTTCAAATGCGGCATGCCTGACAAATCGAAATATAAACGCTTCAGGATAAAAACAGTAGACCAGATAGACGATTACGCAATGATGCATGAAGTATTATTACGCAGGTATAAAAGGGCAGTCGAAGAGGGAGATTTGCCGGATCTCGTTATGGTAGACGGGGGGAAGGGACAATTGGGCGTTGCGCTCAGGGTGTTTGAAGAACTCGCAATAAATGATACGGACCTTCTCGCATTATCAAAAGACAGAGGAAAAAGCGGTATTCCTAAGGGAGAGCAGGGGGAACAAGTCCACGCCCCCCACATACCTCATCCGATACTCCTTCCGTCTTCATCCCCCGTCCTCTTATTCCTTGCCAAAATTCGTGATGAGGCGCACCGGTTTGCCATTGCCTATCACAGAAAACTTCGTGACAAAGAGTATTACAAATCGCCCCTCGATGAAATCCCAGGCATCGGCATTATCAGAAAAAAAGCGCTGATAAAACGCTTTGGAAGCATTGAAGGCATTCGAAACGCCACAATAAACCAATTAACAGAAATAGGCAAATTACCGGCAAAACTGGCAAATGAAGTTTATAATCATTTTCACAGTGCGGCAAAGACGTGA
- the murQ gene encoding N-acetylmuramic acid 6-phosphate etherase, whose translation MNTNDRSQLLTEQRNPNSTDIDKKSTLEILDIINAEDAKVFAAVYKERENIAKAVDLIVDVFMNNKGRLFYIGSGTSGRLGILDASECPPTFSTDPNMITGIIAGGEKAVFQSVEGAEDFPENGARDIQQREVNHRDIVVGISTGGTTPYVTGALFEAKKRNAKTVFICCNPEIMPSFDIDVIIRPIVGQEVITGSTRMKAGTATKLVLNMLTTTAMIKIGKVYENLMVDLKAMNAKLTDRAERIIMTCTGIGREDAKKLLQAAFGNVKAAIVMQKLGIDFSEAKKRLDANNGFVRAVLKE comes from the coding sequence ATGAATACAAATGATCGCTCACAATTACTGACAGAACAGCGAAATCCAAATTCAACCGATATCGACAAAAAATCCACATTGGAAATTCTGGACATAATTAACGCAGAGGACGCAAAAGTATTTGCCGCAGTGTATAAGGAGCGTGAAAATATTGCAAAGGCAGTAGACCTGATAGTAGACGTCTTTATGAATAATAAAGGGCGTTTATTTTATATTGGTTCCGGCACCAGCGGCAGGCTTGGCATATTGGACGCTTCCGAGTGTCCACCAACGTTTAGTACGGATCCCAATATGATTACAGGGATCATTGCCGGCGGAGAAAAGGCGGTATTTCAATCAGTGGAAGGGGCGGAAGATTTCCCGGAAAACGGGGCGAGGGATATCCAGCAAAGAGAGGTGAACCACCGTGATATTGTTGTGGGTATTTCTACCGGCGGTACGACGCCCTATGTTACGGGTGCACTGTTTGAGGCAAAAAAGCGAAATGCGAAAACGGTGTTTATCTGTTGTAATCCTGAGATAATGCCAAGTTTTGATATCGACGTTATTATCAGGCCGATTGTGGGTCAGGAGGTAATAACGGGTTCTACCCGCATGAAGGCCGGTACTGCGACAAAGCTTGTGTTAAATATGTTAACAACCACTGCAATGATTAAAATTGGTAAGGTTTACGAAAATCTTATGGTAGATTTGAAGGCAATGAACGCAAAACTTACCGACCGTGCCGAGCGTATTATTATGACATGTACAGGCATCGGGCGTGAAGATGCTAAAAAGCTGCTGCAGGCGGCGTTTGGCAATGTAAAAGCTGCCATAGTTATGCAGAAACTGGGGATTGATTTTTCGGAGGCGAAAAAACGCCTTGACGCAAACAACGGTTTTGTAAGGGCAGTTTTGAAAGAATAA
- a CDS encoding phosphatidylglycerophosphatase A, which produces MKNKRDCIRWIVATWFGSGLLPKAPGTWGSLAAIPFAYMISVYTVPYVFISATVALFLFGIGVSNSIEKSARKKDPGFIVVDEVVGQWIALFPLPFLYKCTNQYSFPYFLISLIATAFIAFRIFDIWKPWPIRHLEQSIPGGLGIMLDDVIAGFYALIITSAFTAGILFIRNTLVF; this is translated from the coding sequence ATGAAAAACAAGAGAGATTGCATTAGATGGATTGTCGCCACATGGTTTGGTTCCGGGCTTCTCCCGAAGGCGCCAGGCACATGGGGCAGCCTGGCGGCAATTCCCTTTGCGTATATGATTTCCGTATATACCGTTCCCTATGTATTTATCTCAGCAACTGTCGCCTTGTTTCTGTTTGGCATAGGGGTATCAAACAGCATTGAAAAAAGCGCCCGGAAGAAAGATCCGGGGTTCATTGTTGTTGATGAGGTCGTAGGCCAATGGATAGCCCTGTTCCCATTGCCTTTTCTCTATAAATGCACCAACCAATATTCCTTCCCCTACTTTTTGATTTCCCTGATAGCAACAGCATTTATTGCCTTCCGTATTTTTGATATATGGAAGCCATGGCCCATTAGACATTTAGAACAGAGCATTCCCGGAGGCCTGGGGATTATGCTCGACGATGTTATTGCCGGTTTCTACGCCCTCATAATAACCTCCGCATTCACAGCAGGAATACTGTTCATTCGAAACACTTTGGTTTTTTGA